A genomic segment from Methanomicrobium sp. W14 encodes:
- a CDS encoding ABC transporter substrate-binding protein: MKKYQKILAGVLLIAVFLVMSSGCTGQQSSGGGSVSENNSSGVLAADVVHLSGGDYGYPQPFTIYPRGPGSSKVRLIFDSLVERDEKGIIPWLAENWTVSEDGREYMFYLRDNVNWQDGEPFTADDVKFTYDYELENVPVSGGIESGIVDRVEVAGPHAVKFVLKEPAATFLYKMTGFLVIPKHIYENVSDPVNYLEPDAVTGTGPYILGEYNKEHGSYRFVSNGNFWGPETAVKTIEFVPVSDSMIAFEQGDIDFTSVSPDVLDRFSGDSDIRLVEQPAFWGYDFYFNMKKCPALDDKKVRQAFAYAIDRDELVEKIARGAGKSGNLGILPDDHIWYNPDQPAYSYDPQKAEELLKEAGWKDTDGDGVLDRDGEKLSFVLTVGSGEARIGELLKERLGDVGINIDVRALESKSRDANLNSGDYELLVSGFGGWGQDADYLRTRYSDETGSSTAVVSGAAVYGYHNDTINELGEEELHETNESERKEIIYEMQKVLAEEVPAIPLYYTTSTDAWRISTYDGWMNMYDHHARTHSKLSYLKREGIAAER, from the coding sequence ATGAAAAAATATCAGAAAATCCTGGCCGGGGTGCTTTTAATAGCTGTGTTTTTGGTAATGTCGTCAGGCTGCACCGGTCAGCAGTCTTCAGGCGGCGGTTCTGTTTCGGAAAACAATTCTTCGGGTGTACTGGCTGCTGATGTCGTGCACCTTTCAGGCGGTGATTATGGTTATCCCCAGCCTTTTACAATATACCCGCGGGGTCCCGGGTCTTCGAAGGTAAGGCTTATATTTGACAGTCTTGTCGAAAGGGACGAAAAAGGAATAATCCCCTGGCTTGCCGAAAACTGGACCGTCAGCGAAGACGGTCGTGAGTATATGTTTTACCTTCGCGACAACGTGAACTGGCAGGACGGGGAACCCTTTACAGCAGACGACGTAAAGTTCACCTATGACTATGAGCTTGAAAACGTGCCGGTTTCAGGAGGCATCGAATCCGGAATTGTGGATAGAGTTGAGGTTGCCGGTCCGCACGCGGTAAAGTTCGTCCTCAAAGAGCCTGCGGCGACATTTTTGTATAAAATGACCGGATTTCTGGTAATCCCTAAGCATATATATGAAAATGTGTCAGACCCGGTTAATTACCTTGAACCCGACGCTGTCACTGGAACGGGGCCTTATATTCTTGGTGAATACAACAAGGAGCACGGTTCGTACAGGTTCGTTTCAAACGGGAACTTCTGGGGGCCGGAGACTGCCGTAAAGACAATAGAGTTTGTTCCGGTAAGTGACTCCATGATTGCCTTCGAGCAGGGTGATATAGACTTTACAAGCGTTTCTCCGGATGTCCTCGACAGGTTTTCGGGGGACTCCGACATAAGGCTTGTAGAGCAGCCTGCTTTCTGGGGCTATGACTTTTATTTCAATATGAAGAAATGCCCGGCCCTGGACGACAAAAAAGTCAGGCAGGCGTTTGCCTATGCGATAGACCGCGATGAACTTGTCGAAAAGATAGCGAGAGGGGCCGGAAAATCCGGCAATCTGGGAATTCTTCCGGACGATCATATCTGGTACAACCCTGACCAGCCCGCGTATTCTTATGACCCGCAGAAGGCAGAGGAGCTATTAAAAGAGGCCGGCTGGAAGGACACCGACGGTGACGGGGTCCTTGACAGGGACGGGGAAAAACTTTCGTTTGTTCTGACCGTCGGAAGCGGTGAGGCAAGGATAGGAGAGCTTTTGAAGGAGAGGCTCGGTGATGTCGGAATAAATATCGATGTCAGGGCTCTTGAGAGCAAGTCCCGTGATGCAAATCTCAACAGCGGCGATTATGAGCTTCTGGTAAGCGGTTTCGGGGGATGGGGCCAGGACGCCGACTATCTCCGCACAAGGTATTCGGATGAGACGGGAAGCAGTACGGCAGTGGTATCCGGAGCGGCGGTATACGGCTACCACAACGACACGATAAACGAACTCGGCGAAGAGGAGCTTCACGAGACCAACGAAAGCGAAAGAAAGGAGATTATATACGAAATGCAAAAAGTCCTTGCCGAAGAAGTCCCTGCAATACCGCTGTATTATACCACAAGCACAGATGCATGGAGGATTTCGACATACGACGGCTGGATGAACATGTACGACCACCACGCAAGGACGCATAGCAAACTGTCATATTTGAAGAGGGAAGGAATTGCAGCAGAACGATAA
- a CDS encoding class I SAM-dependent methyltransferase, whose product MQQNDNIKFITDCWTQSVVNTGFYDEKKTACFWDKRSGEFAAGMRDAWRGKKTDEILSFLESSGFSPEGKKVLDIGCGPGTLAIPLAKTGAKVTAVDISSGMLEKLKETVKKESLAIDIAECSWWTADIDSLGFRDGFDLVLASMTPGVKDFDSFKKMMACSKGMCYYSNFLKRGGDPVQNEIFMLTGRENPAGYANGMMYPFMYLYLLGYHPEVRISHSVWKEESPWEEAGRKTAEFVGRSRECDEDTLNVIRECYKKASPDGIYRSETDVYTGMMTWKVKDF is encoded by the coding sequence TTGCAGCAGAACGATAACATAAAATTCATTACGGACTGCTGGACGCAGAGTGTAGTGAATACAGGCTTTTACGACGAAAAAAAGACCGCCTGCTTCTGGGACAAGAGGTCAGGTGAGTTTGCCGCCGGCATGAGGGATGCCTGGAGAGGAAAGAAGACTGATGAAATTCTTTCTTTTCTTGAATCATCCGGATTTTCCCCGGAGGGAAAGAAGGTTTTAGACATAGGGTGCGGGCCTGGAACTCTTGCAATTCCTCTCGCAAAGACGGGTGCGAAGGTTACGGCGGTCGACATTTCCTCGGGAATGCTTGAAAAGCTCAAAGAAACAGTAAAAAAAGAGTCCCTTGCAATAGACATCGCCGAATGCTCGTGGTGGACTGCCGACATTGACAGCCTCGGCTTTCGGGACGGATTTGACCTTGTGCTTGCCTCTATGACTCCGGGAGTAAAGGATTTTGACAGCTTTAAAAAGATGATGGCGTGCTCAAAGGGCATGTGCTACTACAGCAATTTCCTTAAAAGGGGCGGAGACCCTGTCCAAAACGAGATATTTATGCTTACGGGAAGGGAGAACCCGGCCGGTTACGCGAACGGGATGATGTACCCGTTTATGTACCTTTATCTTCTGGGTTATCACCCGGAAGTAAGGATAAGCCATTCCGTATGGAAGGAGGAGTCGCCGTGGGAGGAAGCCGGCAGAAAGACCGCAGAATTTGTCGGCCGCAGCCGCGAGTGTGACGAAGACACCCTGAATGTCATTCGAGAATGCTACAAAAAGGCTTCGCCTGACGGTATATACCGCTCCGAAACTGACGTCTATACCGGGATGATGACCTGGAAGGTAAAGGACTTCTGA